The Acropora muricata isolate sample 2 chromosome 5, ASM3666990v1, whole genome shotgun sequence genome includes a window with the following:
- the LOC136916672 gene encoding mitochondrial ornithine transporter 1-like, with the protein MVEGTSSFCVDLKVLKRMCKDFTAGAMGGTACVLAGQPFDTVKVKMQTFPSLFKTAFDCGIKTMKQEGFRGLYAGTMPSLVANIAENSVLFLFYGQCLSLVKQITGKQDEKELTILNRAIAGSGASVFSSFVLCPTELVKCRLQAQHQMNILSGKPIVKSGAVQVTMQIISENGFLGLFRGMTSTLAREVPGYFFFFGGYELCRYSLTPEGKTVDDIGPVRLIFCGGMAGVCLWCATFPADVIKSRIQILTQGSNKVPGFFETMFVIIRKEGPKALYRGLGPTLMRCFPACGALFVAYEGTQQLLVNV; encoded by the exons ATGGTGGAGGGTACATCTTCATTTTGCGTGGATCTAAAGGTTTTAAAACGAATGTGTAAAGACTTCACCGCTGGTGCAATGGGCGGTACTGCTTGTGTGTTAGCCGGACAACCCTTTGACACCGTGAAAGTTAAAATGCAGACATTCCCGTCACTTTTTAAAACGGCATTCGACTGTGgtataaaaacaatgaaacaagaGGGATTTCGAGGACTCTACGCTGGTACAATGCCGTCTTTGGTGGCCAACATAGCCGAAAACTCcgttctctttttgttttatggACAATGTTTGTCCTTGGTAAAGCAGATCACGGGAAAGCAAGATGAGAAAGAATTGACCATTCTTAATAGAGCCATCGCTGGAAGTGGTGCCTCTGTATTCTCATCTTTTGTCCTGTGCCCAACGGAACTTGTAAAATGTAGACTTCAAGCTCAGCATCAAATGAATATTTTGTCTGGGAAACCCATAGTAAAGAG TGGAGCAGTACAAGTGACAATGCAAATTATCAGTGAGAATGGTTTCCTTGGCCTGTTCCGTGGAATGACTTCCACCCTGGCTCGTGAGGTGCCtggttatttctttttctttggtggtTATGAATTGTGCCGTTACTCTTTGACACCAGAAGGAAAAACTGTGGATGACATAG GTCCCGTACGCCTTATCTTTTGTGGTGGTATGGCAGGCGTGTGCCTCTGGTGTGCTACTTTTCCTGCAGATGTCATTAAATCTCGCATTCAG ATATTAACTCAAGGATCAAATAAAGTGCCAGGATTCTTTGAAACAATGTTTGTGATTATACGCAAAGAAG GTCCAAAAGCCTTGTACAGGGGTCTGGGTCCAACTTTGATGAGGTGTTTTCCTGCATGTGGAGCATTATTTGTGGCATATGAAGGAACACAACAACTTTTAGTCAATGTATAA